The Gossypium hirsutum isolate 1008001.06 chromosome D03, Gossypium_hirsutum_v2.1, whole genome shotgun sequence genomic interval gggatgagtgagcagtgggttgctGCACGGATTAAGTAAAAGGGGGATAGTAAGTACTTTCCTTTGAGGAGTTTGAAAGATGCAATTTTAACGCACCCAGACGTGAGGAAGAGGTTAGACGTCTTTGCACTAAGTATATATGGCTTGGTTGTTTTCCCCAAAGCATTGGGGCATGTTGATGAAGCAGTCACCGACTTATTCGACTAGCTTGATAAGAGGGTTACACCAATTCCGACGATTTTGGTAGAAACTTTcaggtcattgagtgcatgccgAAAAGCGGGAGAGGAAAGATTCATTGGGTGTGCACAGCTTCTACTAgcatggtttcacagtcacttttggaaggtggataaggtttcgtatcgggttttctctgaaaattattaTCACTAAAGGAGATAGTAGCTACGCCGAGGAGAGACGACATTTTGGAGGAGAagtggatggcaattcttcaaaatctttAGGAGGAGGacattgagtggagagctccttggttgcttccaaatgagatcttgtataggtgtggtaattttgattgggttcctttgcttggtatttggggagctgttggatATTCCCCATTATTGGTGCTAAGGCAATATAAGTCAAGACAATTTATACCTGCGACCCAAGGgatagctgattgtgaattttcGTACAGGGATGATGGTTATAGAAAAAAGATTCAAGAGATGTCTAGTGCGTGGAAACAGACTCGCCGAATGAAGAGGTTAGCTGTGGGTTCGATGACAACTTCTAAGTATCATGAATGGTGGATTAGGAGGATTAACGATAATACACTTAAGTTAAATCAGGAAAACAGCCAGTCAATAGAGGGATCTTTGCGAGTCGTCCCTTCTGAGTTGGAAATTATAAGACAGGAATTTGAAATAAGAAATACAGatttagaaaagaagatagaacagATGGAGGAGGAAAATATGAACTTGAGATTAGACATAGATGTTCAGAAGCTCGAAACTGAAAAATtaaggaaagagaaaaacaaggCTAAGGAGGAGTTGAGTAGTCTGAAGAAGGATTATAAAAAGTTGCGTCTGTCAATAAGAGCTGCCAGGCTAGGAAAAACTTCAGAACAATGGCGAgaagaaattcgagaagaaaagaACAAAGCCGGTAGATGGGAACGAAAATTCCAAGAGATGCAAATGCGAAACGAGGCTTTAGAAAGGAGTTTGTCAGATCGCCAAAGAGAAAAAGGTGAATTAAAGGATAGGGTGACTGAGTTGGAAAGATCTCTTCATCAGTATTGAAATCGAAATTCTGCAATCGAGTTGAaagcaagcttgagcaagattgaagaaatgaagaaaagaaacgaAGAGTTAGAAATGGCATTGCAAAATTGTGAAATCCGGATCAAGCACTTGGAAGCAAATGAAAGTCGTAATAATGAAAAGCTACACTATTTTCAGAACCAAGTTAGGAGCATAGatcatattatggaggaagctgtGGTCTAGATCCGTGAAGTAGCTGATCAAATACAAACTTTGGCAGTACAGACAGACatgctgagtgtgaagtatgaattagaatcagaTCGGGGGCAAGAGTTAGCTGTGTTACTTAGGAAGATTAGAATGCTGAGTAATAGGGCAAAGctttatttgtaattcactttatgtaaagaaatttgctttctagaaaagttttcttaaatggaattgaatcaaaattgacgcctttttgtattcatttcatgcattgcatttgcttcatatgcattaaaaaaatactaaaagattctaattaattccTCAgataatctggaaaccaaccaacctacCAAACACCGCTACGGTACTCGATCGAAAACTAAAGACATTGACCAAAGGCTAGAACAGTTccaaaaggaaatgcaagatCAACTTCAACAACAAATGAATGAGCAGCTTGAGAAGATTCAACAAAAAATGATAGATAAAATAATGGAATCTCAGGGGAATATGATGGCTAAGTTAACTCAGTTGTTGACTAGAGGCGTTGATAAAGGGAAAAGCTCTATGCTTAATGTTGAGGAAGGAGACAGTGAGAGACCTatctatcctccaggctttaccccTCAGCAAGTTGAGGTATATCCGCACAAATCCTCTGTCACCATTAAGCCTCAGCAATTTCAGGCCGGCATGGCAACGCCAATGAATTTTTAGGctggatcaggctctaacccAGAGACAACCTTGTTAATCCTGCTGTCCCTGATTTCGATGAAACAGCTGAAAAggagaaaatgaatgatgaattgccaaaaaagctagaggaaaagtacaagtggctggaagagaaatttagagcGATGGAATGTGTCGAAAGCTACTATGGGATGGATGCTAAAGAATTAAGCTTGGTTCCAGATTCAGTACTcccttacaagttcaaaatgccagagtttgagaagtGCAACAGAACTAGTAGCCCTGAAGCTCATATTACATTGTTTTGTAGGTGAATGACTGGGCATGTTAATAACGACCCACTGCTGATacattgcttccaggatagcctcaTAGGGGCAAcgtccaagtggtacaatcaattgagtcgtaccaagattaattcatggagagatttagcacaggcattcataaaacaatacagtcatgtgactgacatggtacctgatagaatcactctacaaaatatggagaagaaaccCAGTGAGAGTTTTAGGCAATATGTACAGAGGAGGTTGCTGTCCAAGTTCAGCCgtctcttctagaaagagagatgacaATGCGTTTTGTTAACACATTAAAGACCCCATTTAttactcacatgttgggaagtgctacTAAAAGCTTTTTCAACAtaattatgaatggtgaaatgatagaaaatgctatcagAAGCAGGAAGATAGATGCGGGAGAAAGTAGTAGAAGGTTACCctcgaagaaaaaggaaaacgagGTCAATAATGCCAGTTATTCAAAGAcgattacggtgaatcagccGAGAAAGGTAGCTATTGACAAACAAGGAGCCGACACAAGGCAAAACAAGGAAAAGCCCCAATTTACGCCCATTCCATTGTcgtataaggagttgtatcaaaagttATTCAATGCACACGTAGTTTCTCCCTTTTATTTAGAATCTTTacagcctccgtaccccaagTGGTACGATGTAAATGCGTAatgcgattatcatgcgggaatcgTGAGGCATTCCATAGAACATTGTACGATGTTCAAAAATCTAGTTGAGAGACTCATAAGCATGGGcgttgttaaattggatgattcACCTAAGACAGAGAATCTGTTACCTAATCATAATGGAGTGAACATGATAGGTGGGAGCATGGATAGAAGAATCAAAGAAGATATTGCAGAAGTGAAAATTCCTTTGAGAGGGGTCTGGAGGAAGATGGTAGAAAGGGGATTATTTGTTTCAAAGAGAGGCTTTGAAGGGGTGGAAAACTACTATGAGTTCCATCATGAGGAGGGACATGAGATTCAAtaatgtacagaattcaaagcTTTGGTTCAaggcatgatggataacaaggaaatggagttTTACGAAGAAGTTAAGGAAGAAGGGAGTATCTGCACATCCGAATCCATGAAGGTTCCAAGAGTAGTGCAGCCGGTGGTCATCATTTCACGACCAAAGAATAATGAAGTGAGAACGCCAGTAATGCCAAGGATCATAATATAGAAACCTGCAACCTTTTCTTACTAGGATAGTAAGGGGGTTCCGTGGAACTACGAGTGCAATACAATTGTCCCTGGAACGGAGACTGCAAAGGACCAAGGTGTGAGTGCCGATCCAGAACCTGTGAAAGGAAAGGCCATAGCAGTGGAACAAAAAAAGATAGTAGCTGAGCCTGTGCCATCTATCAATGAGCCAGTGAAGGAGGAAGAAGCTGTGGAATTCCTCAAATTTTtgaagcatagtgagtataatgtggtcgaacagttgcataaacaaccggCTCGCACATCCATACTTGCCTTGCTCTTAAATTCTGAAGTACACCGTAGTGCATTGATGAAGGTGTTGAACGAAACCTATGTAGCCAATGATATTTCTGTCAATAAATTGGATCAGTTGGTCAATAATATCAATGCTGATAACTTCATATTCTTTAACGATGATGAGATACCACTTGGGGGCACGGGATCTACTAAAGCTTTGCATATCACTACACGATGCAAGGGGTATACTTTGCCAGGAGTGTTGATTGACAATGGATTAGCTTTGAATGTGTTGCCATTATCCACACTTAACAGACTTCTCATAGACAGCTCGTAcatgaaaacatgccaaaatatagtgagggaATTTGACGGTACAGAAAGGAAGGTCATGAGACGAATTGAGATACCCCTATTGATCGGCCCAATAGTTTACGAGGTGGATTTTCTTGTGATGGATATCAAACCCTCCTACAATTGCTTACtagggagaccatggatacattcggcGAGGGTCGTACCTTCATTATTACATCAGAAATTAAAGTTGGTGTCAGAAGGTTGGTTGGTGACAATAAACGCTGAAGAGGATATTATAGCGGCCGTATCCAATGAGGCATCGTATGTGGAAACCAATGACAAGGCGGTGGAATACTCCTTTCGATCTCTGGAATTTGTAAATGCAATATTTATTCCTaaagggagtaaaattttggtgtcTAAAATATCCAAAACTACAGAGATGGGTTTGCAATTGTTGTTGGGGAAATGAGTTTTACCCAGAAGAGGATTAGGGAAATACCTTCAAGGGAAAATTGGGGTTCCAGCGCTAAAAGAAAAACAAGACAACTTTggcttagggtacaagccagataGAGGACAGAGAAGGAAGGAGCTGGAAAGAAGGCAGGAAAGAAGAAGGGCGCATTTAAATGAGGAGGAAATCAAATGGGAGCCAATGATAATTCCCCACATATCCAAAACCTTCGTGTCTGGGGGTATTATTCACTTTGAGAGAAGGATATCAACTGAGGAAAGCATCGAGGAGACACTGGAAAATGTGCACATCAATGCCATTTGTGAGGgtacaaaggaagaagaaagtttgTCAGACATTTGTCCTTATGAGCCTAGGAGTGTTCTagataattggactgcggaagaaatacctgaagtctttagaattgtctcagagtaatattcagaacaaacttattgttttagcctagaaataataagaactcttttgtgaaaaaggcttttGTTCAAGcatcgttattttaataaaacatatctTTACAATTcttcgagcaaatattctttccatacgagtaaatattatataattattctttcatttataaTCACATTGCACAAATAATTGTACATAAagtcatacattcttttgtaaccataTTAGGTCATTGTATATCAATGACGTGAATGACGCTGCTGCAAACTCAGAGTCTCCTTTCGAACAAAACATTTGTTTAGAGTGATCGCATGACTTTGAAGGTGACATAGATTGTGGTTTATCCTTGGACTTGTTAAAGATAGTAGGACAGgaggaaaaacaaattctacctcacAAGGAAACAGTAGAAGTTGTGAGCctggaagaaggaaaagaggtgaaaattagATCTGAAATCTCCCCAAAGACAAgacgagacctcattgaattactccatgaattcaaagatgtcttcgtatggtcatatcaggatatacCCGAATTAAGCACTGACATTGTGGTACATCGCTTGCCCATAAGGGAGGATTGCAAGCCAGTTCAGTAGAAGCtcagaaggatgaggcctgatattgtgcttaaaataaaagaggaagtcaagaagcagtttgatgctgggtttttacaggaggtcaaatattctgaatgggtagccaacatcgttccagtccctaaaaaagatggaaaagtatgaATGTGCGTAgattacagagatttgaacaaggctagcccaaaggacaacttcccattatcacatattgacacgttggtagACAATACGGCAGGATATTcactgttttctttcatggatagtttctcaggatataatcagataaagatgcatcctaaaAATATGGGAAAGACCACGTTCATTActttgtggggaacattctgttataaagtgatgccatttgggttaaagaatgcgggagcaacatatcaaaaagtcatggtagccttgttccatgacatgatgcacaaagagattgaggtttatgttgatgatatgattgccaaatccagaACAAAGGAGAAACATGTGCAGGTCCTGAGGAAGTTGTTTCTAAGACTAAGAAAATTTCAGCTCAAACTCAATCCAACAAAATGCActtttggagccagatcaggaaagttgttgggcttcgtagtcagtgagaaaggaatcgagattgacccagacaaagttaggGCAATACAGGATTTACCGCCACCATGTACTCAGAAAGAGGTTCGAGGTTTTTTAGGACGTCTAAATTATATTGCTTGGTTAATTTCACAgttgaccgagaaatgtgatcccatattttgtcttctgaagaaacataatccaggtgtTTGGAATGacaggaagcttttgaaaagaTAAAGTAATACTTATCCAATACTCCAGTGCTGTCACCGCCTAGCCCAGatagaccattaattttgtatttaactGTGTTCAaaaattccatgggatgtgtgttgggtcaacatgatgcgattggaaagaaagaaaatgtgatatactatctcagtaagaaattcactgattgtgaaatgagatattcgtcTATCGAAAAATTGTGTTGTGCCTTGATTTGGACAATGAAAAGATTGAGGCAATACTTGCtttatcatacgacttggctgatttcaaaattagaccctttaaagtatatgatggagtcaacggcgttgaatggaagaatggctagatggcaaatctTGCTCTCCGAGTTCGATAtagtatatgtaagtcagaaAGCCAtaaaagggagtgcgatagcagatttcttggctagtaaagctttagaagattatgaaCCTCTAGACTTTGATTTCCTGAATgaagacttgatgtatgtggcaaatgcTGAAGAGAATCCCCAAGAAAATCATTCTTGGAGATTAAAATTTGATGGAGTTTCGAATGCGTTAGGCAATAGGATTGGGGCAGTCCTGGTATCTCCAAATGGAGATTATCATCCTTTCACCAGCAAATTGGACTTTGATTGTACTAATAACATGGttgagtatgaagcttgcatcatgggtatccgagTAGCCATAGAGTTGAAAATTAAGACATTAGAAGTATACAGAGATTCagcattggtaatataccaactaagaggggaatgggagacaagagaccctaagttgatctgTTATCAAAGATTGGTTCTGGATTTGATTGAAGAGTTTGACAACATTACTTTTCACTatctcccacgagaagaaaattaGATGGCTGATGCTCTTGCTACTTTAGCCTCCGTGATTGAAGTGAATGAATTAGAGGATATGAAgcccattcaaattagtatttatgaaATCCCGGCTCACTGCTACAGTATTAAAGAAGTGGAGAATGATAATCGCCCCTAGTACCAAGATATTTTACTATATGTGAAGAATCGCAAATATCCTGATCAGGCAATGGaaaatgataagaggacattgaggagGTTAGCTATTGACTATGTCCTAGATGGAGAGATTCTATATAAAAAGGGAAAGGATCGAGTACTgttgagatgcgtggatgctgtagaggctaaggaaattttagaagaagtccatgagggtgtttgtGGAACGCACGCCAACGGATTCACCATGGCTAggcagatcatgagatttggatattactggtccaccatggaaagagattgcatcaatcatgccaagaaatgccataaatgccaaatttataggGATAAAATGCatgcgcctccttcacctcttcatgttatgacttctccatggcctttctccatgtggggtatggacgtcattggacagatatcaccgaaggcttctaatggacatcgtttcatttttatGGTTATTGACTATTTCACTAAATGGGTAGAAATAGCCTCATATGCTAAcgtcacgaagtcagcagtcagtaagtttttgaagaaagagatcatttgtcgatatggaatgcctgaaagaatcatatctgatAATACGCTGAATCTGAATAACAACATAATAGCGGAGGTCTGCAGTTAGTTCAATAttagacaccataattcatcGCCATACCgaccaaaaatgaatggtgcagtggaggcggccaacaaaattattaagaaaattgtggcgaaaatggctgaaacttacaaggattggcatgagaagttaccattcacTCTTCTTGCTTACTGAACATCTATCAGGACTTCTACTGGAGCAACACATTTTCCTTCTCTTCGGGTATTGGTTGAATTAAAATTGGATGAGGCCGAATGGCTCCAATCTCAGTATGATCAATTGAACCTGATAGAAGAGAAAAGACTgaaagctattcgtcatggtcaaatgtatcagaagagaatgatgcgagcttataacaAAAAGGTTCATCCCAAAGAATTTTATGAGGGGGACttggtgttgaaaaagatcctccctttacaaaaggatt includes:
- the LOC121215413 gene encoding golgin subfamily A member 6-like protein 7 → MSSAWKQTRRMKRLAVGSMTTSKYHEWWIRRINDNTLKLNQENSQSIEGSLRVVPSELEIIRQEFEIRNTDLEKKIEQMEEENMNLRLDIDVQKLETEKLRKEKNKAKEELSSLKKDYKKLRLSIRAARLGKTSEQWREEIREEKNKAGRWERKFQEMQMRNEALERSLSDRQREKDNLETNQPTKHRYGTRSKTKDIDQRLEQFQKEMQDQLQQQMNEQLEKIQQKMIDKIMESQGNMMAKLTQLLTRGVDKGKSSMLNVEEGDSERPIYPPGFTPQQVEVYPHKSSVTIKPQQFQAGMATPMNF